CAAAGGGCAGAAGCAAGGCTCCACTCGCATGAGAATACTGTGAATTTCTGAGGGAAGTGGCACAGTTGGCACAGTAACACACAGTCATAATTATGGATCCCGCTGGATCCTAACCACAGCCAAGCTGGCTGTCCATCTGCTGAGAAGGCAAACAGGTATGCTAGTAAGAAAATCAGGTGTCTGACTACCTCTAAGCACAGTCAGAATATTTTGTGATCACTCAGTTCTGACCATGTCCTGCTTTAACAATTCCCAGTCAGCTCTGGGGAATTAGTGTTTCTGGCTGGATTTACTAGTGTTTCCCACTAGGATTTAGGCAACATTGGATGCTCCATCAGTGAAACCCTTGAGCCAGTAAAAGAATACTGAGCATGCTCACTGACACGAAAGACTCCAGTGAAAAGCAGCagtcagaaaaaatatactCCAGGAAAACTTCTTACAAATTCTAGCTGATGCTCTTTTGGGTCACCAGCAGATTCTGAATAAGCTATGAAACCTTCATAGCTAAAAGCATAACTCTTTCAGTTTCAGATAGTCTCGCATGTACTTAGATTGTTTGCTTCCACCTTTCAATGCATATTATTGTTGGACATGCAGCAAAATGGACTCCAGGTAGACAGCTCTTAGAAACATAAGAAGATAGTAACAAcataaaactgtttcttcttCACAAAAGTTCCCCTATTTTGGTACTTTTAGCCCACTACTATTTATCCAGTGAAATAAATTTGTGAACTTTCATAGGGTTTCACTGATCACCCTTCTCACTAGATGTGTACTCAACAGACAGATATTTTTACAGCCATAGTCTGCATATTACTGTTCTTAGCAGACTTTGATAATCCTTCCAGTTCGGGTCAATCAATATCCTCTTCTAGTTCTCTCAACACTACAGTGTTGAGACAGACACTTCTAAGTGTTGATTCAAGCGTTGATCACCTGTGCAAGTATATTGGCAAATATCATAATCCTCTACTAAGTGGTTTTGACCTCTCAGAACCATCACACGGCACAAAGCCATGAAATCTTCAGACTGCACATCACAGGGAACAGCCTTCATCCGTGCACACCAGGCACCCAGTTCCATAAGCCTACAGAATCCAAGCATTTTGAATATAGCACTGACAAAAATTTCATGTGTGTTGTTGTGCTGCAAGCCATCCGGTTGCATTAATTATTCACCTGGATTTACCTTTGTGCTAGAGCTTTATTAAAGAGATAAAGTTAGTAGCTCCCATACCCACTTTGACTTAATGTTGCGTGACATTTGAATAGGTGACCTTTTGACCAAGTTGCCACCAGACTCAGGAGTTCCTTCTTCACTTCTCACGTTATTCTGCAGTTCAGTCCCAGCGCGTGATAAGGCATGTGTGAGGGCAGGTGGCATCAACGGCCAGGAATGTCACAGTCATGGTAGAACAAGTAAGTACATATCAGAAAGTCAAAACAGGAATTAAGATTGCACAGGCCACATTGCTCTAAATCTCCAGCTCCATGTGGTTATCAAAAGAAACTTTAATGATACcacaaataaatagaatttcACTGAGGTTTGGCTTTCAAGTACTGCCAGCTCTCATGATTTTATCATGAGGCTTGAGGTACTTGgcatttttcttaaagccacatctctttttctgtttgtatttctaGCCATCTCAGTTGCAGAATGACTGGAGAACGTAAACTGAAAATAACCTAAAGGttctaaacacagaaaaccaaataaGAGACCTCACATATTATTATAACTTCCATTATTCTTCTATTGCTCCTTAGGACTTTGGAGGGGCAGACTCATGGTTTTTAAAACCTCGGGGTCTGTGTTGGGATTCGGCGTTCATTTAACTCCCGGTACCTTGATTAGCTACTACCCAACCAATCTGAAGTTAAGGCAATAGTTACATATAACAGCTATGCCTACTGATTTAGTAGAGTCCCTCTATTTATGGCATATCTGATGCCCAAAGAAGCCTCTGAATCGAGTTGAAGCAATAGAGAGAAGAATCCATCAATGCTGGGAAACGCTGCAACTCCTCATACTATCATCTCATTTTTAGTCAACCCAATGTTTTTTACtatctttcatttcaaacactTCACATGAacttgaaaaatgctttaaaagcatCAAGTTAAATACTGTGTTGAAGCTGTCAATGATGAGTGGAACAGAACCAATGAATGACAACTTCAACTGTGCAAGACAATAAAATTCCTGGAGTAGAAGACAGATACTAGCACAATAGGCATTTGAAAAgccctgatttatttttacctggAGCAAGTAATGTGAATCCACTGACAGAGAGGCAATGCACTAAAATTTCCAAAGTTATATTCTGGTAAATGCAACCAGACAATGAGATTGACTACCTGGTGACAGAGTGTACTGTAAATATAATTCTGTCTTAGTACTTTGGCATGAGTAAGAAAAAATCTACTAAATAGCTGTCTTCTTCCTGTTCCAGACCTGCAGAGTTCTCATTTGTGGGAATTTGTAAGAgaccttctcctttctcctgaaGAAAATGGAGGCATTCTGGAATGGGAGGACAGGGGACAAGGCATTTTTCGGGTTGTTAAATCAGAAGCTCTTGCAAAGATGTGgggacaaaggaagaaaaatgatagaATGACATATGAAAAATTGAGCCGAGCTCTCCGGTGAGTTAACAGGTGGAAGGGCCCCTCACTTCAGTTGACTTCTACCTCGGCATCCATTTCTCATAACTATCCTGAAAACTCAGGTTGGGCGAATGGGGGTTGGTTACTTTCTTCCTGGTTATTCTATACGTCAGAGATAGCACCCAGTTTCCTTTATTTCTAAATAGGATCACAGGGCTAAATTTAAACTAGTACAGAGTTGTAACTCTGTCGATAGCAGTGAAGCTATCACACTTTAACTCAGCTGAGAATTTAGATTACATTTGCAAAATGACCCCACAAAATGACATTACAAAATGACCCATCTTGCTCTACCAGTAACATCAGCAGTTTCTTCTGAACTGTGGTAATCTTAGGTAAAAATAcagccaaccaaccaaagaaaacacttctttgtATTCCTTCTATTTTTCAAAGAGTGGAAGGTATAATCCAAAGCACCTGGGAAAGCTATTGCCCTCTAAAGTCACAAAATAGccatttaacagaaataaagactGGAAAGAACACATTGACTCCTGTGCTGTTCTCTGATCATGAAGCCCACATAAAGAACTCCTGTAATCTGAGTTCTACTACTTTCtccattgcttttgtttgcttgtttttcccctgcagaTACTATTATAAAACGGGCATTTTAGAACGAGTGGACAGAAGGCTGGTATACAAGTTTGGGAAGAATGCCCATGGATGGCAGGAGAACAAGATATGAACTGCCCCGTGCTTCCACCTCAGCACAAAAGACATCACAGCCTGAATAGTCCAGCTGCAATGGACACCTGAGAGAGAAGTtgtcctctccctctctcccctctgcctGTCTGGACGAATTCATTGCAGTCTGCTTCAAGAGACAGGCTACAGCAACAAAAAGAGCACTTGAATTTTGGAGTCGACCTCCCCTCCGTGCTTCCTGCCAAGCACTGTCTCCTAGTAAGCCTTTAGGAATATCTTTACTGCTGCTCAAGTGACCTGCCTGTCTCCCTGTCTCAAACAGTATGATCACTGACCAGTATGAAATTCCTTGCCATTCTGCTAACATTTAAAGGAGACTCTTTATGGATATCTCCCAGTTAGTTTACtacatttctgaagaatataaaaaagtttctctttcatttgatAAAAATACTCTTCTAACCCATTCCACTCTGAACTACTGCATTTCTCAGATATGCTAGAAATCAATATGTTGTCCAAAATGAACAACTCAATCCCCTCTATACGCCTGGATTTAATATGCCCAGTCAACCTAGGTAACAAAGAAACACAACtcaaatctgaaatatttatcaagCAGTTACCTGCTTTAGCTACTAACTCCATCTGTGCTAAGATATATAATCAATGTATACTtggtgtatttctttttaatctaaaaagaGTTCACTGCAGTTATTTATCGTTGTTCTATATTGGTGAGTTGCAACTGATCACAGTATCGGTTCTGCTATTTGGCAGaacaaatatgatttttataatAAAGAATGCTGAAGGCAAATATTCACTTCTGTATAATACAAGTTCACTATCTACAAACTCTCATGCAGGGAAGCTTGAATTTTCCTGCTATTAACCTTCATGAAGGTGAATTCAAGTCACTGCTGTATTTGGAAGACGCAGTTCTGGAAAGGGTACGAGCAGGTtagttttgaaatgcaaatgaatatTTGTGGAGAGATTTCTATGGAGCTTTTGCCCACGATGAATTCTTCAAAGCATCCCATGACATACAGTTGTACATACACCAACAAAATTAATGTGCGGTGCatgccctcagctgctccatAGATCAACCCTACAATAAGTAAATTGGTTAGAAAGGAAGGCGGTAGGTATATGAGAATTCAATTGCGGTTTTTGAACATATCACAACTATTCAGTAGTTTTACAGGGATTGTTTCTTCCACATAATGAATTTAAGCAACAACTGTAAATCTATCAACCATTCTAGGCTTACCACAAGTGGCACTCAAGGAATTTCAATGGGGCTTTGGCCTTGCTTTCCAATGGACAGCTCTGTAGCACATTACTCTGCATAATCGCTGTTCACTGTTGAGCTCCTTTGTTCATTAACCGTAAGAGTCTTTTTCTTGCAACTCAGAAAACTATGTTATTGTTTGCAATATTAATTAGGTTTTGTGGCAAGTGTTTAAGGACTCAGATTAACAAATTAAGTACTGCTGCTGCAACCCCATTTTAGGTTCGTACCACACTACACAGGATAAGTGGGCAACAGTTGGGATAGAGGATGGTGATTACTGACTTTAGAACCTAGATCGTGTCCGGGCTACATCTCTACCCATCAAAGGGTGGAAAATTCAGATTAGAGATGGCTATCACTGAAGTTTCTTTCAGAAGTTATCTGTTTGCAAAGACTCCTCTTCAGTTTT
This Cygnus atratus isolate AKBS03 ecotype Queensland, Australia chromosome 5, CAtr_DNAZoo_HiC_assembly, whole genome shotgun sequence DNA region includes the following protein-coding sequences:
- the ELF5 gene encoding ETS-related transcription factor Elf-5 isoform X2 yields the protein MLDSVTHSTFLSNTMVCDPLMSWTELFGTTEDGYPTCDHQTARDKACVRAGGINGQECHSHGRTNLQSSHLWEFVRDLLLSPEENGGILEWEDRGQGIFRVVKSEALAKMWGQRKKNDRMTYEKLSRALRYYYKTGILERVDRRLVYKFGKNAHGWQENKI